The genomic segment CCCAAGATGTTTCGATATCGCTTTTCATTGCGCGGGCAAGACCAGTTACCGTCGACTTTTTCACTATATTTGCAATACGTTGCACTGCTTCAAAATCACCGGGGGATGAAGCAGGAAACCCTGCTTCGATGATTGTTGCCCCGAATTTTTCAAGCTGTCGTGCAATTTCTAATTTCTCCGCTGTATTTAGGTTAATACCTGCAGATTGTTCACCGTCCCGAAGTGTTGTGTCAAATATGTCAATTTTTCGCACTACCCACCACTTCTTCCTCTTTTGATTTCGCACCTTCGTTGACGAAAGGCATCATTGCGCGAAGCTTTTTGCCAACTACTTCAATTTCATGTTGTGCTTCTGTTTCTTCAAATCGATTGAAGTTCGGACGCCCATTTTCATTTTCTGCAATCCATTCTCTCGCAAATTTACCTGATTGAATGTCTGTTAGTACATCTTTCATACGCGCTTTTGTATCCGCGTCAACAATACGAGGTCCTGAAACGAAATCTCCCCACTCAGCTGTGTCTGAGATTGAGTAGCGCATGCCTGCCATTCCGCCTTCATACATAAGATCGACAATCAGTTTTGTTTCGTGCAATGTTTCGAAGTAAGCAAGTTCTGGTTGGTAACCTGCTTCTACTAGTGTTTCAAAACCTGCTTTAACAAGTGAAGTCAACCCGCCACATAGTACCGCTTGTTCACCGAATAGATCTGTTTCAGTTTCTTCTTTGAACGTCGTTTCAAGTACGCCGCCACGTGCTGATCCAATCGCTTTTGCATACGCAAGAGCTACGTCTTTCGCTTGGCCTGAAACGTCTTGATACACTGCGAACAATGCTGGAACACCTGCGCCTGCTTCGAATGTTCTACGAACGAGATGTCCAGGTCCTTTTGGTGCAACTAGGAATACGTCAACATCAGCAGGTGGAACGATTTGACCGAAGTGAACGTTGAATCCGTGTGCGAAAACAAGTGATTTACCTGCTTTAAGTGCCGGTTCGATTTCTTCGTCATAGACTTGTTTTTGTCTTTCATCCGGAAGTAGAATCATGATAACGTCCGCTTTTTCAGCAGCTTCACGCACAGTCAATACGTTTAGTCCGTCTTGTTTTGCCTGATCAAATGATTTACCTGGGCGAACACCCACAACAACATTAAATCCAGAATCGTTTAGGTTTTGCGCATGTGCATGACCTTGTGATCCGTACCCGATGATTGCTACTAGTTTATCTTTCAAAAGTCCTTCGTTGATATCTTGGTTATAATACATTTTAGCCATAATTGTTTTCCTCCTAATAGTTGGTTTTTTTTAGTTTGTATAATGCTGTCTAGAC from the Sporosarcina psychrophila genome contains:
- the ilvC gene encoding ketol-acid reductoisomerase produces the protein MAKMYYNQDINEGLLKDKLVAIIGYGSQGHAHAQNLNDSGFNVVVGVRPGKSFDQAKQDGLNVLTVREAAEKADVIMILLPDERQKQVYDEEIEPALKAGKSLVFAHGFNVHFGQIVPPADVDVFLVAPKGPGHLVRRTFEAGAGVPALFAVYQDVSGQAKDVALAYAKAIGSARGGVLETTFKEETETDLFGEQAVLCGGLTSLVKAGFETLVEAGYQPELAYFETLHETKLIVDLMYEGGMAGMRYSISDTAEWGDFVSGPRIVDADTKARMKDVLTDIQSGKFAREWIAENENGRPNFNRFEETEAQHEIEVVGKKLRAMMPFVNEGAKSKEEEVVGSAKN